From one Variovorax sp. PBL-H6 genomic stretch:
- a CDS encoding BPSL1445 family SYLF domain-containing lipoprotein translates to MNAIKLRTLCTAAALAASSVAFVGCTTTRPDDHPSTASSRVSIDAQVDATLSKLYDAVPDSRELIARSRGVLVFPSVVGGSLGVGAEYGRGALRVGNRTQAYYSTTAGSVGFQAGAHSRAVIYVFTNQEALDRFRNSKGWTVGADATVAAATVGANGRIDTNTMRQPVVGFVLNNLGLEAGVSIQGARIAEVRL, encoded by the coding sequence ATGAACGCCATCAAGCTCCGAACCCTCTGCACTGCGGCAGCGCTTGCCGCCAGCAGCGTTGCCTTTGTCGGCTGCACCACCACGCGGCCTGACGACCACCCCAGCACGGCATCGTCGCGCGTGTCCATCGATGCGCAGGTCGACGCCACGCTCTCCAAGCTCTACGACGCCGTGCCTGATTCGCGCGAGCTGATCGCCAGGTCGCGCGGCGTGCTGGTGTTTCCGTCGGTCGTCGGCGGAAGCCTGGGCGTGGGCGCCGAGTACGGGCGCGGCGCGCTGCGGGTAGGCAATCGCACGCAGGCCTACTACAGCACCACCGCCGGCTCGGTCGGCTTCCAGGCTGGTGCGCATTCGAGGGCGGTGATCTATGTCTTCACCAACCAGGAGGCGCTCGACAGGTTCCGCAACAGCAAGGGCTGGACCGTAGGCGCCGATGCCACCGTCGCCGCCGCGACCGTTGGCGCCAACGGCAGGATCGACACCAACACCATGCGCCAACCCGTCGTCGGCTTCGTGCTGAACAACCTGGGCCTGGAGGCCGGTGTGTCGATCCAGGGCGCGCGGATCGCCGAGGTTCGGCTCTAG
- a CDS encoding YihY/virulence factor BrkB family protein, with protein sequence MAPRPVSLARDALGRVWHAAMAAPGLGVVLLAMRNYILHQSANQAGSMAFSWVLSMFPLLILASSAAAFIGQPGQAAALAVRVMDYAPTMVRDAVQPVIDQVLAQRNQTLLTIGVLATLWTASSGMQAVRTALNRAYGIDRGLPFWRARLKVTVFTCVVGLGVLAAFSSVIVMPYVWKLIEANGGAGQDALWMRLSVRYGLAFVTLAAVYALLYGWLPDIPQRLYTVLPGALVGAALWVTAAATLSYTLRTAGKLALLYGSFAGVVATLVFLYISATTLIFGAEINGVLREKVAPPPLNPAGSSPS encoded by the coding sequence TTGGCCCCCCGACCCGTGAGCCTCGCGAGAGACGCCCTCGGGCGCGTGTGGCACGCCGCAATGGCCGCGCCCGGCCTGGGCGTCGTCCTGCTGGCGATGCGCAACTACATCCTGCACCAGAGCGCCAACCAGGCGGGCAGCATGGCGTTCTCGTGGGTGCTGTCGATGTTCCCGCTGCTGATCCTGGCGTCTTCCGCCGCTGCCTTCATCGGGCAGCCGGGCCAGGCGGCGGCACTCGCCGTGCGCGTCATGGACTATGCGCCGACGATGGTGCGCGACGCCGTGCAGCCGGTCATCGACCAGGTGCTGGCCCAGCGCAACCAGACGCTGCTGACAATCGGCGTGCTGGCGACGTTGTGGACGGCCTCTTCGGGCATGCAGGCGGTACGCACCGCGCTGAACCGCGCGTATGGCATCGACCGCGGCCTTCCGTTCTGGAGAGCGCGCCTGAAGGTCACCGTGTTCACCTGCGTCGTCGGGCTCGGCGTGCTGGCCGCGTTCAGCTCGGTGATCGTCATGCCCTACGTGTGGAAGCTGATCGAGGCCAACGGCGGGGCCGGGCAAGACGCGCTCTGGATGCGCCTCAGCGTGCGTTACGGCCTGGCCTTTGTCACGCTGGCGGCCGTGTATGCGCTCCTGTACGGCTGGCTGCCCGACATTCCCCAGCGGCTGTACACCGTGCTCCCTGGTGCCCTGGTCGGCGCCGCGCTGTGGGTGACCGCCGCCGCCACGCTGTCGTACACCTTGCGCACCGCCGGCAAACTGGCGCTGCTCTACGGCAGCTTCGCGGGCGTGGTCGCGACCCTCGTGTTCCTGTACATCAGCGCCACCACGCTGATCTTCGGCGCCGAGATCAACGGCGTGCTGCGCGAGAAGGTCGCGCCGCCGCCCCTCAATCCAGCTGGATCTTCGCCTTCTTGA
- a CDS encoding peroxiredoxin-like family protein: MGDPQHPLQPGEPAPGFMLPAANREGMVSLADLRGRPFVLGLFRGLHCPFCRRQVRQLADMQPALRAAGVETVAVINTPVERARMYFRYRPMSLLLLADPDCRTHQAFGVPRVEFLTEGSSESPEWPSRTRMADFEAARINPTGELPQPAQPMAANGALNAQDGFEMDGTDSAIMANHASQLVGHFLIDESGTIAWEHIEAPNGPSSLCYFPDAKEIVTAAGTLQH, encoded by the coding sequence ATGGGAGACCCGCAACATCCGCTGCAGCCAGGGGAACCCGCGCCAGGGTTCATGCTCCCCGCGGCCAACCGCGAAGGCATGGTGTCGCTCGCGGACCTGCGCGGGCGCCCCTTCGTGCTCGGCCTCTTCCGTGGGCTGCACTGCCCGTTCTGCCGTCGGCAGGTGAGGCAGCTCGCCGACATGCAGCCGGCCTTGCGCGCCGCGGGGGTCGAGACAGTGGCAGTGATCAACACGCCGGTGGAACGCGCCCGCATGTATTTCCGCTACCGGCCGATGTCGCTGCTGCTGCTGGCCGATCCGGATTGCCGCACGCACCAGGCCTTCGGCGTGCCGCGCGTGGAATTCCTGACCGAGGGCAGCAGCGAATCGCCCGAGTGGCCGTCGCGCACGCGCATGGCTGACTTCGAGGCGGCACGCATCAATCCCACCGGCGAGCTGCCGCAGCCCGCGCAGCCGATGGCCGCCAACGGCGCGCTCAACGCGCAGGACGGCTTCGAGATGGATGGCACCGACAGTGCGATCATGGCGAATCACGCCTCGCAGTTGGTCGGACACTTCCTCATCGACGAGAGCGGCACCATCGCCTGGGAGCACATCGAGGCGCCCAATGGGCCCAGCAGCCTCTGCTACTTTCCGGACGCGAAGGAGATCGTCACCGCCGCGGGCACGCTCCAGCACTGA
- a CDS encoding IclR family transcriptional regulator produces the protein MQTTAPVKSAERTLDLLEFIGRNGNAASQSDIVVGLGVPKGSLSKLLATMREREYVAFDADAKVYRLGPAVQALVAQAQAAADVATLALPVLQWATEVTGEASSYTALRNDEMERMCGVDSEQPLSYRMNNNKRFPLYSSSGGKAVLADMPKALREAYLSRAKLQKLTPSTVASVTALRAQLATIAAEGVAVSRNEHTQGVVALAVAIRRAQGEAPVGAITIVVPDARFNHKLEALCRKTLKTARARIEKAMQMAGVQAG, from the coding sequence ATGCAGACCACCGCCCCCGTCAAGTCCGCCGAGCGCACGCTCGACCTGCTCGAGTTCATCGGCCGCAACGGCAATGCCGCCTCGCAGTCCGACATCGTCGTGGGCCTCGGCGTGCCCAAGGGCAGCCTGAGCAAGCTGCTCGCAACCATGCGCGAGCGCGAGTACGTGGCCTTCGATGCCGACGCCAAGGTCTACCGCCTCGGCCCCGCCGTGCAAGCGCTCGTCGCACAAGCGCAGGCCGCGGCCGACGTGGCCACGCTCGCGCTGCCGGTGCTGCAGTGGGCCACCGAGGTCACCGGCGAGGCCTCGTCGTACACCGCCCTGCGCAACGACGAGATGGAGCGCATGTGCGGCGTCGACAGCGAGCAGCCGCTGAGCTACCGCATGAACAACAACAAGCGCTTTCCGCTGTATTCGTCCTCGGGCGGCAAGGCCGTGCTTGCAGACATGCCCAAGGCGCTGCGCGAGGCGTACCTCTCCCGCGCGAAGCTGCAGAAGCTCACGCCATCGACCGTCGCATCGGTCACCGCGCTGCGCGCCCAGCTCGCCACCATCGCTGCCGAGGGCGTTGCCGTGTCGCGCAACGAGCACACGCAGGGCGTGGTCGCGCTCGCGGTCGCCATCCGGCGCGCGCAGGGCGAGGCACCGGTGGGCGCCATCACCATCGTCGTGCCCGATGCGCGCTTCAACCACAAGCTGGAGGCGCTGTGCCGCAAGACGCTGAAGACCGCGCGCGCGCGCATCGAGAAGGCCATGCAGATGGCCGGCGTGCAGGCGGGGTGA
- a CDS encoding lipase family alpha/beta hydrolase, translating to MPMTATATATSDRPPSKFLLLAEGRAIWEAGATLALWPLLQFAPRGDGHTVIVLPGLGASDGSTEMLRKFLETRGYEVEGWGLGTNCGPRPGVEKGLLDLLRRLHESSGNRVSLVGWSLGGVFARMLASKSPESVRSVVTLGSPLHGSPKTTRAVKAYELLSGRSAHDPRRDKWVRPVPQVPATSIFSRSDGIVSWRSSFQEETPFTENIEVEASHLGLGVHPAVFYAVADRLSQAEDAWAPFAAPSGLRPFYPDPTRD from the coding sequence ATGCCAATGACCGCCACCGCCACGGCCACCTCGGACCGTCCACCCTCCAAGTTCCTGCTGCTCGCCGAAGGCCGCGCCATCTGGGAAGCCGGCGCGACGCTCGCGCTGTGGCCGCTCCTTCAGTTCGCGCCGCGCGGTGATGGCCACACGGTGATCGTGCTGCCCGGCCTCGGCGCGAGCGACGGTTCGACGGAGATGCTCCGGAAGTTCCTGGAGACGCGGGGCTACGAGGTCGAAGGCTGGGGCCTCGGCACCAACTGCGGGCCTCGGCCGGGCGTAGAGAAGGGCCTGCTGGACCTGCTTCGCCGCCTGCACGAGAGCTCGGGCAACAGGGTGAGCCTGGTGGGCTGGAGCCTCGGCGGCGTGTTCGCACGCATGCTGGCGTCGAAGTCGCCGGAGTCGGTACGCAGCGTCGTCACGCTGGGCAGTCCGTTGCACGGCAGCCCGAAGACCACGCGCGCTGTGAAGGCCTACGAGCTGCTGAGCGGCCGGTCGGCACACGATCCCAGGCGCGACAAGTGGGTGCGGCCGGTGCCGCAGGTGCCCGCCACGTCGATCTTCAGCCGCTCCGACGGCATCGTGTCCTGGCGCAGCAGCTTCCAGGAAGAGACGCCATTCACCGAGAACATCGAGGTCGAGGCGAGCCACCTGGGCCTGGGCGTTCACCCGGCCGTGTTCTATGCGGTGGCAGACCGGCTGTCGCAAGCGGAAGACGCCTGGGCGCCCTTCGCCGCACCGTCGGGGCTGCGCCCGTTCTATCCCGACCCCACGCGCGACTGA
- a CDS encoding alpha/beta hydrolase, giving the protein MEDAQFQYVEGQSRPGFASLLAAYEAESVAAVGTETCVLDVRYGPLERQTFDFFTARQKPRGTLAYFHAGYWQSRDKSTFRFIAPAYTAAGLNVALVNYPLCPTVSLPELIEAVQACIPAIRARAAADQAESLPLVLSGHSAGAHIAAELALSGVEDIAGVVAMSGIFDLAPLLATTLNQKLGLDAASAAACSPLHRVRALAAPALVVVGDEETPAFIAQSRRFHEALNKAGSRSSLLLVPQADHFSLLRRFSSPGSLLFDQVCTLSFKAP; this is encoded by the coding sequence GTGGAAGACGCCCAGTTCCAGTACGTAGAAGGCCAGTCGCGCCCTGGCTTTGCTTCGCTGCTGGCTGCGTACGAGGCCGAGAGCGTCGCGGCCGTCGGCACCGAGACCTGCGTGCTCGATGTCCGCTACGGGCCGTTGGAGCGCCAGACCTTCGACTTCTTCACGGCGCGCCAGAAGCCCAGGGGCACGCTCGCGTACTTCCATGCCGGCTACTGGCAATCACGTGACAAGTCGACTTTCCGCTTCATCGCGCCGGCCTACACGGCGGCCGGCCTGAATGTCGCGCTGGTCAACTATCCGCTATGCCCGACCGTGTCGCTGCCGGAACTCATCGAGGCTGTGCAGGCTTGCATCCCTGCGATCAGGGCGAGGGCAGCCGCTGACCAGGCCGAGAGTCTGCCCTTGGTTCTGTCGGGGCACTCCGCAGGCGCGCACATCGCGGCCGAGCTTGCACTCTCGGGCGTCGAGGACATCGCGGGCGTTGTTGCCATGAGCGGCATCTTCGACCTCGCGCCCCTCCTGGCAACGACGCTCAACCAGAAGCTCGGGCTGGATGCTGCAAGCGCAGCGGCCTGCTCTCCGCTCCATCGCGTGCGCGCGCTGGCGGCACCTGCGCTCGTCGTTGTCGGCGACGAGGAAACGCCTGCATTCATCGCGCAGAGCCGGCGCTTTCACGAGGCGTTGAACAAGGCGGGAAGCCGCAGCTCCTTGCTCCTCGTGCCGCAAGCCGACCACTTCAGTTTGCTGCGACGATTTTCATCGCCTGGCAGTCTCTTGTTCGACCAGGTCTGCACGTTGTCGTTCAAAGCGCCTTGA
- a CDS encoding Bug family tripartite tricarboxylate transporter substrate binding protein encodes MFTLRRSLLISAAAALALPCAAFAQSFPTKPIRLVVPFPAGGPSDTTARAIATGLGQKLGQPVVVENKPGAGAIVGSEAVLQQPADGHTLLMASNVVSTGKWLYPNMSFDPLREFRAVAGVFKSPHQVVVAPGFKGKGIQDLIKMAKEKGEAMNYASSGAGTMPHLGAERFKQVVGVSMTPIPYRGSAPALTAVLSGEVPVYFDIEFSAQSMLKSGKLRSLGVTSLERSPQFPNVPTLDEQGVKGFELYSWFGIVARTDTPEAIVQKLNASINEAMQEADFKARLEALGAQPIGGSPAVFQKMIESDSAVWGEVIKKAKIQLD; translated from the coding sequence ATGTTCACCTTGCGCCGCTCTCTCCTGATCTCCGCCGCCGCCGCGCTCGCGCTTCCATGCGCGGCATTCGCCCAGAGCTTTCCAACCAAGCCGATCCGGCTGGTGGTGCCCTTCCCTGCCGGCGGCCCGTCCGACACGACCGCACGCGCCATCGCGACGGGGCTCGGGCAGAAGCTCGGGCAACCGGTCGTGGTCGAGAACAAGCCCGGTGCCGGCGCCATCGTCGGCAGCGAGGCCGTGCTCCAACAGCCGGCCGACGGCCACACGCTGCTGATGGCGAGCAACGTGGTTTCCACCGGCAAGTGGCTCTACCCCAACATGTCCTTCGATCCGCTGCGCGAGTTCCGCGCCGTCGCGGGGGTCTTCAAGAGCCCGCACCAGGTGGTGGTGGCGCCCGGCTTCAAGGGCAAGGGCATCCAGGACCTGATCAAGATGGCGAAGGAGAAGGGCGAGGCAATGAACTACGCCTCGTCGGGCGCGGGCACCATGCCGCACCTGGGCGCGGAGCGCTTCAAGCAGGTGGTGGGCGTGTCGATGACGCCCATTCCATACCGCGGCTCGGCGCCCGCGCTGACCGCGGTGCTGTCGGGCGAAGTGCCGGTGTACTTCGACATCGAGTTCTCCGCCCAGTCGATGCTGAAGTCCGGCAAGCTGCGCTCGCTGGGCGTGACGAGCCTGGAGCGCTCGCCGCAGTTCCCCAACGTGCCGACGCTCGACGAGCAAGGCGTGAAGGGCTTCGAGCTCTACTCGTGGTTCGGCATCGTGGCGCGCACCGACACGCCCGAGGCCATCGTGCAGAAGCTCAACGCCAGCATCAACGAGGCAATGCAGGAAGCCGACTTCAAGGCCCGGCTGGAAGCCCTCGGCGCGCAGCCGATCGGCGGCAGCCCGGCGGTGTTCCAGAAGATGATCGAGTCCGACTCGGCGGTGTGGGGCGAGGTCATCAAGAAGGCGAAGATCCAGCTGGATTGA
- a CDS encoding FAD-dependent oxidoreductase, which translates to MPGNEFINESLSTPVLSRYDVVVVGGGASGLVAAVAAARSGARTAVIERSGCLGGTGTAGMVAQWIGFFNGPVRVVGGIGFELTERVRALGGSTGFRRYTLAEASSSPVTITNFPFNPEVLKIAADEITREAGVDVYLHSQVVRPLLGERRVEGVVIENASGRSALRAAMVVDASGDAAVAAASGVPFAGAEPELRHHRQPCTLVFRMSNVDVKTFRALPRETKRALAVEGVQQGRLFWESLSFCSTPGEKDAICLMSRIPGIDALDAGDLTRAEQTGRQQVKSVVDFLRERVPGFEASVLAGIAERVGVRETRRIVGRHTLTESDIVGGVRFADAVALGAGPMDLHEAGGTGIALWMPPAPFEIPLACLLPQEVGGLVVTGRAISATREANGGARHMGTAMCLGHAAGVYAALAAAAPAGREPAAEDVRRVLVEQNALVSSDAAVQLSEREAPIEALPA; encoded by the coding sequence ATGCCAGGCAACGAATTCATCAACGAAAGTCTTTCCACGCCCGTCCTCTCGCGCTACGACGTCGTCGTCGTGGGCGGCGGGGCTTCAGGGCTCGTGGCCGCAGTTGCTGCGGCGCGCAGCGGTGCGCGCACCGCGGTCATCGAGCGCTCGGGCTGCCTCGGCGGCACCGGCACGGCGGGCATGGTGGCGCAGTGGATCGGCTTCTTCAACGGCCCGGTGCGGGTGGTCGGCGGCATCGGCTTCGAGCTGACGGAGCGCGTGCGTGCGCTCGGGGGCAGCACGGGCTTTCGCCGCTACACGCTGGCCGAGGCGAGCAGCAGCCCGGTGACGATCACCAATTTCCCCTTCAACCCCGAGGTGCTGAAGATCGCGGCGGACGAGATCACGCGCGAAGCAGGCGTCGACGTGTACCTGCACTCGCAGGTGGTGCGGCCTTTGCTGGGCGAGCGCCGGGTCGAGGGCGTGGTGATCGAGAACGCCTCGGGCCGCAGCGCGCTGCGCGCGGCGATGGTGGTCGATGCCAGCGGCGATGCGGCCGTCGCCGCGGCGTCGGGCGTGCCGTTCGCGGGCGCGGAGCCCGAACTGCGGCACCACCGCCAGCCCTGCACGCTGGTGTTTCGCATGTCCAACGTCGACGTGAAGACCTTCCGCGCCCTTCCGCGCGAGACCAAGCGTGCGCTCGCGGTCGAGGGCGTGCAGCAGGGCCGGCTGTTCTGGGAAAGCCTCTCTTTCTGCAGCACGCCGGGCGAGAAGGACGCGATCTGCCTGATGAGCCGCATCCCCGGCATCGACGCGCTGGATGCAGGCGACCTCACGCGTGCCGAGCAGACGGGGCGGCAGCAGGTCAAGTCGGTCGTCGACTTCCTGCGGGAGCGCGTGCCGGGCTTCGAGGCCTCGGTGCTTGCCGGCATTGCCGAGCGGGTCGGCGTGCGCGAAACGCGCCGCATCGTCGGGCGCCACACGCTGACGGAAAGCGACATCGTCGGCGGCGTGCGCTTTGCCGATGCGGTGGCGCTCGGCGCCGGGCCGATGGACCTGCACGAGGCGGGCGGCACCGGCATCGCCTTGTGGATGCCGCCCGCGCCCTTCGAGATTCCGCTGGCCTGCCTGCTGCCGCAGGAGGTCGGCGGCCTGGTGGTGACGGGGCGCGCCATCTCGGCCACGCGCGAGGCCAACGGCGGCGCGCGGCACATGGGGACGGCGATGTGCCTCGGCCATGCAGCCGGGGTGTACGCGGCGCTTGCCGCTGCCGCGCCCGCGGGCAGGGAACCGGCTGCAGAAGACGTCCGCCGCGTGCTGGTCGAGCAGAACGCGCTGGTGTCGAGCGATGCCGCAGTACAGCTGTCCGAACGCGAGGCGCCGATCGAGGCGCTGCCCGCCTGA
- a CDS encoding Bug family tripartite tricarboxylate transporter substrate binding protein, producing the protein MIQRRRILGALGAAPFAAATLPAWAQGYPARPIKIVVPLPPGSPPDVLARLVAERLQDAWKQPVIVDNRPGATGMIGMDAVAKAAPDGYTVGVMFLTHTVLPALFGKVPYDTSADFVPIANLVWLYNVLVVPPSVPARSANELVELARTQPGKLTYGSGGNGSPAHLIGESFRQLAKVDMLHVPFKGPSEAVQALLGGYVSAMFATTSVAVPLVNAGKLRAVAVTSPARLPALPSVPTMAESGIAGFDMKEWEGIVAPAGTPRDIIAKWNQELTRIMQLPQIRDKLSELGMEAAAPNSPDQFTTLMRSELQRWTQFVKTSGLKAD; encoded by the coding sequence ATGATTCAACGCAGACGGATCCTCGGCGCGCTGGGTGCAGCGCCCTTCGCCGCAGCAACCCTGCCCGCCTGGGCGCAGGGCTATCCCGCCAGGCCCATCAAGATCGTCGTGCCGCTGCCGCCCGGCAGCCCGCCCGATGTGCTTGCGCGGCTGGTCGCCGAGCGCCTGCAGGACGCATGGAAGCAGCCCGTCATCGTCGACAACCGCCCTGGCGCGACGGGGATGATCGGCATGGACGCCGTCGCCAAGGCAGCGCCCGACGGCTACACGGTGGGCGTCATGTTCCTCACGCACACGGTGCTGCCGGCGCTGTTCGGCAAGGTGCCCTACGACACCAGCGCAGACTTCGTGCCCATCGCCAACCTCGTCTGGCTCTACAACGTGCTGGTGGTGCCACCCTCGGTGCCGGCTCGCAGCGCGAACGAACTGGTGGAACTTGCGCGCACCCAGCCGGGCAAGCTCACCTACGGCTCCGGCGGCAACGGCTCGCCGGCCCACCTGATCGGCGAGTCCTTCAGGCAGCTCGCCAAGGTCGACATGCTGCATGTGCCTTTCAAGGGGCCATCGGAAGCGGTGCAGGCGCTTCTCGGCGGCTACGTCTCGGCCATGTTCGCAACCACCTCGGTGGCCGTGCCGCTGGTCAACGCCGGCAAGCTGCGCGCAGTTGCCGTGACCAGCCCCGCCCGCCTTCCCGCGCTGCCGTCGGTGCCGACCATGGCCGAGAGCGGCATCGCAGGGTTCGACATGAAGGAATGGGAGGGTATCGTTGCACCGGCGGGCACGCCGCGTGACATCATCGCCAAGTGGAACCAGGAACTCACACGCATCATGCAGCTGCCCCAGATCCGCGACAAGCTGTCCGAACTCGGCATGGAAGCGGCTGCGCCGAACTCGCCGGATCAGTTCACCACGCTGATGCGCAGCGAACTGCAACGCTGGACGCAGTTCGTGAAGACCAGCGGCCTCAAGGCCGACTAG
- a CDS encoding cupin domain-containing protein gives MTIETPDITRAQTGIDGVSWNILGQVYVPKQSTDDSFSWHATFPVETFVPPHVHPYQDEYIFVLDGRIDLMLGGKKTSAGAGDLVRMPRGIPHAFFNNTGEPVTALFWATPAGKLQALYRRIHNMSSPAEVVAAAREYDVIFAPPVSSAA, from the coding sequence ATGACCATTGAAACCCCCGACATCACGCGCGCGCAGACCGGCATCGACGGTGTGTCGTGGAACATCCTCGGCCAGGTGTACGTGCCCAAGCAGTCCACCGACGACAGCTTCTCCTGGCATGCGACCTTCCCGGTCGAGACCTTCGTGCCACCCCACGTGCACCCCTACCAGGACGAGTACATCTTCGTGCTCGATGGCCGCATCGACCTCATGCTGGGAGGCAAGAAGACCTCGGCCGGCGCCGGCGACCTGGTGCGCATGCCCCGCGGCATCCCGCATGCCTTCTTCAACAACACCGGCGAACCCGTCACCGCCCTCTTCTGGGCCACGCCCGCCGGCAAGCTGCAGGCGCTCTACCGCCGCATCCACAACATGTCGAGCCCGGCCGAAGTGGTGGCCGCGGCGCGCGAGTACGACGTCATCTTTGCACCGCCCGTTTCATCGGCGGCATGA
- a CDS encoding alkaline phosphatase family protein, which translates to MTRRVKNILFIMCDQLRADHLSCFGHPRLKTPNLDALAARGVIFDRAYVQSPVCGPSRMSYYTGRYVHSHGASWNFVPLKAGEMTIGDHLRPLGVRSVLVGKTHMRADLAGMSRLGIDPASTIGVRIAECGFDPYERDDGIHPYSGHDPDPSYNDYLRRQGFDGDNPWEQWANSTVDDDGQLRSGWFLKYSNRPARVPDEHSETPYITRRAMDFIAESGDQPWCLHLSYIKPHWPYIVPEPYASMYTAEDALPVVRSEAERHDPHPVYDAMMKHRVSRTFSREGVRDAVMPGYMGLIKQIDDQLGKLFGFLEERGLMETTMIVFTSDHGDYLGDHWMGEKDLFHEPIIRAPLIVYDPDARADATRGTRCEALVEAVDLAPTFLDACGGAPVPHIMDGRSLRPLLFGQRPHDWREHVVCEYDYAFQDSRIALGTPSRDAWLRMISDGRWKYVLAEGYRPMLFDLASDPNEFVDLGAAPEHEGVRQRLHEALFRWARQPRQRVTIPDGAIETMEIQPRISEGGILIGYWDEEDLSEARKSFKPRFASTNPLVKSTLDRLTRQEGTSHDH; encoded by the coding sequence ATGACCCGACGCGTGAAGAACATCCTCTTCATCATGTGCGACCAGCTTCGCGCGGACCACCTGTCGTGCTTTGGCCACCCCAGGCTGAAGACGCCGAACCTCGATGCGCTGGCCGCGCGCGGCGTGATCTTCGACCGCGCCTACGTGCAGTCGCCAGTGTGCGGGCCGTCGCGCATGAGCTACTACACCGGCCGCTACGTTCACTCGCACGGCGCCAGCTGGAACTTCGTGCCGCTCAAGGCGGGCGAGATGACGATCGGCGACCACCTGCGCCCGCTGGGCGTGCGCTCGGTGCTGGTCGGCAAGACCCACATGCGCGCCGACCTGGCAGGCATGTCGCGCCTCGGCATCGACCCGGCCTCCACCATCGGGGTGCGCATCGCCGAATGCGGCTTCGATCCCTACGAGCGCGACGACGGCATCCACCCTTACTCCGGCCATGACCCGGACCCCAGCTACAACGACTACTTGCGCAGGCAGGGCTTCGACGGCGACAACCCGTGGGAGCAATGGGCCAACTCCACCGTCGACGACGACGGCCAGCTCCGTTCCGGCTGGTTCCTGAAGTACTCCAACCGGCCGGCACGCGTGCCCGACGAACACTCCGAGACGCCCTACATCACGCGCCGCGCAATGGACTTCATTGCCGAGTCCGGCGACCAGCCCTGGTGCCTGCACCTGTCGTACATCAAGCCGCACTGGCCCTACATCGTTCCCGAGCCCTACGCCAGCATGTACACGGCCGAGGATGCGTTGCCGGTGGTTCGCTCGGAGGCCGAGCGCCACGATCCGCACCCGGTGTACGACGCGATGATGAAGCACCGCGTGTCCAGGACTTTCTCGCGCGAAGGTGTGCGCGACGCCGTCATGCCGGGCTACATGGGCCTGATCAAGCAGATCGACGACCAGCTCGGCAAGCTCTTCGGCTTCCTGGAGGAGCGCGGGCTGATGGAGACGACGATGATCGTCTTCACCTCGGACCATGGCGACTACCTCGGCGACCACTGGATGGGTGAGAAAGACCTGTTCCACGAGCCGATCATTCGCGCACCGCTGATCGTGTACGACCCCGACGCGCGCGCCGACGCCACGCGAGGCACGCGCTGCGAGGCATTGGTCGAGGCGGTCGACCTGGCGCCGACCTTCCTGGACGCCTGCGGCGGCGCCCCGGTGCCCCACATCATGGACGGCCGCTCGCTGCGCCCGCTGCTGTTCGGCCAGCGTCCGCACGACTGGCGCGAGCACGTCGTCTGCGAGTACGACTACGCCTTCCAGGACTCGCGCATTGCCCTGGGCACGCCGTCGCGCGATGCCTGGCTGCGGATGATCTCCGACGGCCGCTGGAAATACGTGCTGGCCGAAGGCTACCGTCCGATGCTGTTCGACCTCGCGTCCGACCCGAACGAATTCGTCGACCTCGGCGCCGCACCCGAACACGAGGGCGTCCGCCAGCGCCTGCACGAGGCCCTGTTTCGCTGGGCACGCCAGCCGCGCCAGCGCGTGACCATTCCCGACGGTGCCATCGAGACGATGGAAATCCAGCCCCGCATTTCCGAGGGCGGCATCCTCATCGGCTACTGGGACGAAGAAGACCTGAGCGAGGCGCGCAAGAGCTTCAAGCCGCGCTTCGCATCGACCAACCCCCTTGTGAAATCCACGCTCGATCGCCTCACCCGCCAGGAAGGAACGTCCCATGACCATTGA